The Phycisphaerae bacterium DNA window TTACCCGCTATGGACTGATTTTCAACAGCCCTGATACCCTCTATCGCCGATTCCAGGCTCGCGACAGCAGCCACAGAAAGATTCGTATCGAGTTTGCCTGCTTCGACTTTCGCGAGAACCTTTTTTATATCCTCGATAGTAGAGCCGCTTGTGCCGATGAAATAAAGTTTTTTCTCGATATAAGCATTAAGGTCGATTTTTCCTTTTACCATGGCCGGGATACCGGCGAAGATATTTATAATGCCGCCTTTGGCCGCGTCTTTGACGCATTGTGCCGCAAGTGCGGGTACAGGGGCCATAAGTGCGGCGTAATCGATATTGACAGGGGCTTTCTCTTTTGTGGGGTTATATGGTATATATTTTACACCTTTTTCTTTGGCGAGATTTGCCGCAATTTTTGTAAGCGACAATAGTCTGTTATCATCCAAATCTCCGGCATAAACAGTGATTCCTTTGATTCCCTGGCAGATATTTCTTATTGCGTGCATAACTCCCATCGGGCCGCCGGCGCCGATGACGTTCACCTTATCATTGGTGCGTATTTCACCGGTTGGCGGTATATGTTTCATTGCATCGGCAGGGTTATCGCCTGTTGTGCCGATTATTCTTATGCCGCCGTAGTGTACTAATCCGACAGCAGTTTCAACTTCCCTGTCGATTTTTTTGCCACACAGAACGATATTTATCAGTGCGTGAGCCTTGGCCTTATCGAAAAGCTTTTCGATAGTTTCCGCTTTTGCCCCGAAATAAACGATATCGTCAAACTTTTCATTTATATTTTCAAGTGACTCTGCCTTTGCATCTGATATTTTTTCAGGCTTGCCGAATTTTTCGAGCATTTTCGTGAAATTTGCGGAATTAAATTCGTCCTCTGTTACCACAAGCATTTTACTTTGCGGGCTGATTTGTTTGCGTTCTTTCGATATGTAAGAATCTTCAACGCATGCCCACGGTTCGCAAAGCGCCACTGCCGAGGCGCTTTTATCTTCCGGTGCGGGAATGAGTATAAATTCTCCTTCGGGCGAACAGCTTATTCTTTCATCGATTAATGTATATTCCTGAAGAGCGCCTTCGATGTTATATCCGAAGGCTCCGTTTGATTTTTCAGTTTTGAGCCATCTCATATCCGCCTGAACAAGGAATCTGTCGCCGACTTTCGCCCTTGTAACCCTGCTGCCGACTTTCACTGCCCTGACAACCGCTTCATGCCCCGGCACGGTAGGAGTTTTCTCTGTTTTATAGGCGGGATATTCATTCAGAACCGCCTGCTCCGCACCGGAAACAATTTTTCCTTTGCGAACATGGCTGTCGAATTGTTTAAGCAGCTTCAAATCCGAAAAACAAAGTCCTACGGCTTCGACCTTACAAAGAATTTGATAATCATTCGGCAAATAAACTTCTTTTTCAGTGTTAAATTTTAGCTGGTTCGGCCCCGTCAGTTGAACTGCTCTTTGTTTTTTTGGAATTCCCAAATTTATTTATCCTTCTGTCATTTCGAGCGAAGTCCTGATTTTATCAGGACGTAGTCGAAAAATCATTAAAAAGTATTCTTCATTTTTTCTTTGTATGAGCATGTACGAACATGGCGCCTTTATAAAAGTCCTCGCAAAGCGGCGCAAGTTCTTTTGAGTTAAAATCGTCAACAAATTTCTGGCCGGGGCTGTTCATTTCAGTGCCAGCTATTATGGGCAGGTTTCTTTTTCTGCAAATATCGACAAATTCATATAGTTTTTTACATTTTTCATCGGCCAAACCTTTGCCCGGCGTATAGTTTCTATCTGGAATAATATTGACCGCTGCAACGCCGTCAGCGACAGCGATGTCGAGCAGTTCTTCGATTGCCTGTTCGCCTGCACTTAGACCGTTTAGCCAGGTTAAAGTCGGTATGCCTCCGATTGCGAGGATGAATTTATTGATCTCTGACATTTTCGGAAATGAATTAGAGTCCGGCCGAACATATCCGACACCGCCTTGCTTCATAATTTTCGAACGGATAAGTCCCTGAAGTTTTATCCCGCCCGGCAAATCGAGTTTGCTTACATCCTGACCGAGTTTATCGCTCCAGAATTTTATCAGGTCGCTGCCGTGATGAATTTGTGCTGTCTTTTTTGCGTAAGCCAGACAGATATGCCTTTCAGTAACATTTCCCGCCGGCGTTAATGGAATTACGTCTTTTTCGTAATCGACAGTTATTGGTTTAAGATAAGCGTTAACTCTTTCGAGCATATTCCTGTTGCGCTGCTGTGCGGTCGATTTGAAACTTTCCAGTTGAGCTTTAAATTTTTCCGGTATTCCGCTGTAAGGCAGGCCAGTCGCCATATGATATGAAATGCCCGGCTCGCCCGGCGAATTAATTTCTCTGTCGGCAAATTCAGGAACGAAAACTCTTGTCTCCATTCCGCTCGATGCCTTGAGCCCCAGTTTTGCCGCGGCTTCGTAGAGTTCATCAGTCGAATCTATGACATCGAAATCTACTGTGCCGCAGCATCCAAGCCCCGTTTTTTTCGCCAGCCAGGCGATTTTTGTCGGGGAAAAACCCTCGGCGTTGTAAGAATAGAATGTGTGGAAGTGCATATTGGTTCTTTTGTCCGAGTTGGGAAAAGTGATTTTCCCGCAATCGGCTAAACTAATCAGCTCATCCAGGGCGTTTTGCCGCTCCCTGAGATTAAAGCTGTCCAGCTTTTCTTCCAGTTTGATAATTTGCAAATCATCCATCTTTCAGCAATTTTATAGTATTAACCGCTGTCGGTCAATCGCGTAAGTTTAGTTTTATTAGCCGATAATCATCATCGGTTCATTGACCGGCAGTGTCTGACCCGCTTCGACCAGTATTTTTTCCACTGTGCCCTCGGCAGGGCTTTCCATTTCGAGCGTCGCTTTGTCTGTTTCAATCTCGAACAGCACATCGCCTTTTTTGACCTTGTCGCCGACATTAACTTTACAGCTTACGATAGTTCCTTCTTCCATTGTTTGACCGAGTTTCGGTAAGTTTATAGTAGTTGCCATTTTTACCTCACTTTTTAACCATTGCCTTAACGGCGTTAATAACATCATCTACTGTCGGCACACTTGCGTTCTCAAGCGGTTCGCTCATCGGAGGCGGAACATCTTTGGCGGCCAGATTTACAGGTGCCGAAGACAGACAATCGAAACCTGTGCTTCCATCTTTAAATTTATAATCGATAACCCTTCGGGTAATTTCAGCGCCGACTCCGCACATCGCGAAGCTTTCGCAGAGGGTTACTAATCTCTTTGTTTTCTTTACCGATGCCGCTACAGTGTCGATATCCATCGGCTTGATTGTCCGCAGGTCGATAACCTCCGCGTTGATGCCGTCATTTGCAAGTTTTTCAGCGGCTTCAAGAGCGTTCATCGCCATTTTACTGTAGCTTACAATCGTAACATCGCTGCCGGTACGTTTAATATCTGCTTTGCCGAGCGGAATGATATAATCTTCAGCAGGAACAGCTCCGAGTTGTCCGTAAGTTGCTTTATGCTCGATAAATACTACCGGGTTATCGCTGCGTATAGCGGCTTTTAAAAGGCCTTTCGCGTCGTAAGGCGTCGAAGGCATAACAACATAAAGGCCGGGAATATTTACAAGCCACGGCTCAAGACTCTTCGAGTGATGAGCGGCTATGCATCTGCCAAGTCCGCCTTCGGTTCGCAGAACCATCGGCACTTTCGCGTGTCCGCCGAACATATACCTGTTGAATGCGCCGTTGTGCATCAACTGGTCCATCGCGATTGTAAGAAAATCGACATACATAATTTCAGCTATCGGCCGCAGTCCCCGAATTGCCGCACCAACTCCGGCGCCTGCGATAGCCGCTTCGGAGATAGCGGTGTCAATAACTCTATCGAGTCCGAATTCAGCGAGCATGCCTTTTGTCGCTGCGTAAGCTCCGCCGTAGAGGCCGACGTCTTCGCCGAGAAGGATAACATTTTTATCTCTTCTCATCTCTTCGGTCTGGGCTTCCACCAGTGCGCCGCCCATTGTGAGAACTTTCATTCCGAAATCGGACTGCACTTTGCTCTGGGCCTCCTGGCCTTTTTCCTTTCTGGTTTTAGCGGTAGAAGCTGCGAAAGCGACATTAAACGCCTTTGTCGCCTCCATTGCCTTTTTGGCAAGCTGCTTTTCATTTTCTATAATTGACGTTTCATAGGTTTCATCTACATAAACATCTTTTTCGAGGTTGGCTGCATTCGGCCAGGGACTATCGATTCCGAATTGTGTCGATTTTTCGATTGTATCATTAGCTTTTTTCTGAATGGCGTCCAGTTCTTCCTGTGTTGCGAGGTTTTCGCTAAGCAGCTTATTGGAAAGAACGGTAATTGGGTCCCTGTCTCGCCATTGTTTTTCTTCATCTTTTGTTCTATAGGCCCTTGGGTCGCTTCTGCTGTGGCCGTACCATCTGTATGTCTTGGCCTCGACCATTATCAGTTTGCTGTTTTTGCGGGTGTATTCGACGGCTTCTTTCATCGCAAGATATACGGCAACCACATCCTGTCCGTCTATTATCATAGCGGGCACATCATAAGCTGCGGCTCGAGTTGCGATATCTGTAATATTGCTTGCCTTGGCTGTTCCGACCACCGGGCTGCCTGAATATGGTACGCTCATACCGTAAAGATTATTTTCTATAACCGCGACCATCGGCACGTTCAGAGTTGAGGCCATATTCATCGATTCGTGGAAAGTGCCTGTATTTGTTGAGCCGTCGCCGAAAAACGATATTACGACTTTGCCGGTTTTTTTATATTTTTCAGCAATTGCCGCTCCGACCGCCGTTGGCTGATTTCCGCCGACAATACCGGTCGAGCCTAAATTGCCGTTTTTGACATCGACTATGTGCATTGAGCCGCCTCTGCCGTTGCAGTAGCCTGTTTCTTTTCCCATAAGCTCTGCCATCATACGGTTCCAGTGTGTTTGTCTTTCCTCTTCGCTTTTTGCGTATTTATTGCCCATCGCGCCGCAATGACCATGGCCTCGGTGTGTTGAGCCGATTACATCGCCGATTTGAATTGCCGCGATTGCCCCGGTCGCAACTGCTTCCTGACCTGCGTAAAGATGAGATGCGCCTTTGATAATGTTTTGGCCGAGAAGGTCGAATACCTTTTCTTCAAAGAATCTGATTTCGTGAATTGTCCTGAGCCAGTCTTTAACCTGTTCCAGACTCAGTACTTTGCCCTCGATTAATTTACTAATCTGAGGCAATGCGGTTTTCCGTTTATCATCGATTTTAAATGCCATCTGCTAACTCCTATTCTTATATTAAAGCATTACCCCTTTAGTATATAGTATACCATTTTTACACGTTCAAAAACAGACCCCAAGGGCATCTAAAATGTTTGTTTTTTGCTCAAAATAGGCCAAAGTGAACAAAATAAAACAAAAAAGCTTGTAATCGAACCGGAACGATATTACAATATGCGATTATGGAACATAAACGAACGATTAAGTTGTGAGGTGAAAAATGGGTCTTTCGGCTGAGAATCGACACAATTACATACTCGATTGCTTAAAGAATAACGGCAAAGTTATAGTTAAGGAAACTGCTGAAAAATTTGGCGTAACGGAGGTAACGATTCGCCGGGACCTTGCGAGCCTCGAAACAAAGGGCCTTGTCAAAAAGACTTATGGCGGGGCGGTATTGGCCGGCACCGAATTTAATCCCTCCGTCAGATTTCGTCATACAAAAAATCTATCCGCGAAAAAAATAATCGGCAAACTTGCCGCTGATATTGTTAAAGATGGAGATAATATTTATCTCGAGGCCGGCTCGACATGCTATGAGATAATTCCGTACCTTGCCGACAAGAAAAACCTTACAATAATTACGAACTCCCTGATGTTGATGAGCAGGCTTCATGAACAGCCTCAGCACAGGGTTATTGTTACGGGCGGTCAGTATCGTTCCGATACTATGGATATGATAGGTCCGCCGGCGGAGAACACTATTTCTCAATTGGGAGGCTTTACTTCTTTTACAAGCGCCGATGATATAAGTATCGGTTATGGTATCAGCGGCGCCGATGTCGCGACGGTAAGTTTTGTCAAACAGGTACTGAAAAGGGCGGCAAGGGCGGTATTCGTCGGAACAAGAAATAAATTCGACCGTGGCGCATTATATAAAATAGTGGATTTGGACGATTTGGATTATATTGTTACTAATGCCTGCCCCGGCGACGCATGGGAAAGATTCGCCAAGGAGCATAACATAACGCTGTTCTATCCCGCCGAAGCGGTGCACGAAGATTTGCAGCCGGAGTTTTAATTCTATTAAATAAATTTAGGAAGGACGACAATATGAAACAGGACGATATTATTAAAGCTTACAATACTGCAAAACAGAGATATTCTGAAATCGGGGTCGATACTGACAATGCTATGGATGCCCTTGCCGGGATACCTGTTTCGATAAATTGCTGGCAGGGTGACGATGTCGGAGGTTTTGAAAAGCCAAACTCCATTCTCGCTGGCGGCGGAATTCAGGCGATAGGTAATTATCCCGGAAAAGCCCGGAATATTGACGAGCTAAGAGCGGATATTGACAAGGCGTTGAGCCTGATTCCCGGCAAACATCGTCTTAACCTTCACGCCTGCTATCTGGACAACGGCGGCAAATTCATTGAAAGAGATAAAATCGGCATAGAGCATTTTCAGAGCTGGATTGACTGGGCCAAACAAAGAGGTCTGGGTCTGGATTTTAATCCGACTTATTTCTCACATCCTAAAGCGGCCGATGGTTTTACTTTGAGCCATTCCGACAAGGGCATAAGGGATTTCTGGATAAACCACGGAATAGCCTGCAGAAAGATAGCTGAACAAATGGGTAAACAGCTCGGCTCCGCCGCAGTTACCAATTTCTGGGTTCCGGACGGCTATAAGGATATTCCTGTCGACAGAAAAATTGCCCGCGAAAGGTTAAAGGATTCTCTGGATAAAATTTTCAAACAGGCAATTGACCCGAAATACAATCTGGATTCTGTTGAGAGCAAACTTTTCGGGATAGGCTCTGAGAGTTATGTTGTCGGTTCGCACGAATTTTATATGGGTTATGCCGTATCACGCAAAAAATTATTGTGTCTTGACGCGGGCCATTTCCATCCAACCGAGACTATTGCCGATAAGATTTCGTCTGTGATGATGTTTTGCGATGAAATGCTTTTACATGTCAGCCGGCCCGTCCGCTGGGACAGCGACCATGTTGTTATTCTTAACGATGAGCTTGAGGCGATAAGTCAGGAGATTGTAAGGGGCAATTTTTTAGACAGGGTACATATTGGTCTTGATTTCTTTGACGCGAGTATCAATCGTATTGCCGCATGGGGAATTGGAACCCGCTCTATGATTAAATCGCTGCTGCTGGCCCTTCTTGAGCCGACGGAAAAACTGAAACAGATTGAGAATCAGGGTGATTTTACAGCAAGGCTGGTGACGCTCGAAGAGCTTAAGACGATGCCGTTTGGTTCCGTCTGGGATTATTATTGTATGAAGAATAATGTTCCCATCGGCTTCGATTGGCTCTGGCAGGTCAAAAGCTACGAAACGGCTGTACTTTCAAAAAGAGCCTGATTCTGATTAGCGGCGCAGACATTTTTGGTTGTCTAAAGGCGGTCGGTACACTATACTGAAAAACTCAATTTTTTATTAGTTTTAACTTTTTACTAATCGCTGTTTTTTGATAAAATTCGCGGGAAGTATTTTAAAGGAATTTTTTAACAGGAACCAAAGAAATGGAACACAAAAAATCAGGTTGTCCGGGCAAGGCAAAATATCTTGCGGGGAAAAGAATCCTTCCGAAACCAACATCCAAAGACACAAGCATAGTCAGTCTTATCGATAATATGGATGCCTACAACGGCGGAAGATTAAGAGCGGCCTGTCATCTCCTGCGGGACAGATATTCTCAGGAAGATGTTACGGTAGGCTTAAGTCTTGCAGGTGCTCTGACACCGGCAGGGCTGGGGCCATCGACGATTATTCCATTGATGAATCACGGCTTTGTCGACTGGATTGTAGCGACAGGCGCCAATATGTACCACGATATTCATTATGCCTTTAATCTGCCGATGTTCCGCGGAACCCACACCGTTGATGACGCGGACCTCAAAGCAAAAGGCGTAACCCGAATCTACGATATCCTGTTCGACTATGAAGACGTCTTAATGGAAACAGACCGCAGACTGCGCGAAATCCTCATCAGACCTGAATTCCAAAAAGAGATGGGCACCCGTGAATTTTATCACCTTCTTGGCAAAATACTCAGCGACCTCGAAGAAAAACATAATCTCGGCCAGGTAAGTATCCTCGCAGCAGCGTATCGCAACGGCATACCGGTATTTACATCTTCGCCGGGCGATTCGACTATCGGAATGAATGTTGCAGGATTGGAATTACTTGCGGAAGCATCGGGATTATTAGACAAATTCAAACTCAAAATCAATCCGAGCATCGACGTTAATGATTCTACCGCAATTATCTTGAACGCCAAGACTTACGAAAAAGGCAAAACAGGCGTTATCCTAATCGGCGGCGGAAGCCCGAAAAACTTCGTGCTCCAAACCGAGCCGCAGATTCAGGAAGTACTTATGATTCCTGAAGTCGGCCAGGATTACGATATCAATATAACTGATGCAAGACCCGATACGGGCGGACTTTCCGGCGCGCCGCCATCAGAAGCGGCAAGCTGGGGCAAAATCGACCCGACAAAACTCGAAGAAACCGTTACGGCCTACCTCGATGTAACCGTAGCGTTTCCAATGATGGCTGCCTACGCAATACAGGCCGCTAAACCCAAGAAACTAAAAAGGTTATATGACAGAGCAGATGAACTCCATAAGAAACTGATTGAGTCATATCTCGAAAATAATAAGGAAGTAGATAAACTTAGAGGGCTAATCAGGAAGCTTGATTAACACGGACGGACACCGACTAAAACACTGACCGACACGGAGAGCTGTAAGTCCTTATTTTTATTTTAAAAATAAGGACTTAGGGGAAAAAAATCGTCACAAATGCGCAAGTTTTTTTTATTTTCGCGCAAGTTCTTCCAAAAACACACCCAAAACTAACCACGAATTCACACGAAATGACACGAAATTTAGTTTTTTAACGACTTTTTTACGGTTTTTGAAGGGTTTTTCGCGGAATTGCGCACTTTTTTTTAGGGTATAGGAGACAGGGTAGAGGGTATATAAAAAGCGGGAAGTTGAGGAATCGCCATATCGGGAATTTTTGTACCTATAGCATGGCATAATAGCCATTAAGTTTGGGGAAAGAGGGGATAGAATTGAAGATTTGAGGAGTCCGCCAAAGGCGACTCAACATAAGATTGATATTAGATAATGACAGGGGGAAATTAGTGGGAATTGGAAGATAATAAGGTATAATTTCTGCGAAACAGCAAGGATGGGCAAAAAGAAAATTATAGTATAACAATTTTTATTTGTACATAGGAGGAATTAAAATGAAGAAGATAATTATAATTTGTATGATGACGGCGATAACTTCTGCAGTCTACGCGCTGCCATCGGATAACTTCGATAACAATTCGATGGATCCATCCTTATGGCATCTCTATCAGGTTGATATAAATGCCTGGGTGAGCGAAACTAACCAGAGATTAGAGCTGCGTTCTACTGGGGGAGGGGCGGCAATTTATTACGCTAAGGGCTGGGGTCTTTCAGCGACTAATGATTTTTCATTTAAGATTGATTTTCACTTTTTCAGACCATCTTCCGGCCCAGCAGATACTGATGCCTCCGTTCAGTTTTGTATTAACAATGGCTTTTCTAACGATGTTATAATAGAAGCCGGCTGCGGTTCAACTGGTGAAGGAACCGCTTATCACTCATTTTTCTATAGTTCGATAGAGAATCCAATAGAAGGCACTGAAGTGCCCAAAGGCGAGAAAGAAAGAAATACAGACAATGGAACTTTGTATATCTCCTACGATGCAAGTGAAGATGTACTTTATCTGAGCGATATCGGCTATGGGTCTGAAAATGCATGGGTGACCATCCCAGGCCTGGTGCAGGGCGAATGGGGCAACAACGCTCTCATTCCATCTTTCGGCGGCTGGTCGGATGGCATAGTTCTGAATTCCGGAGACGCCTATCTTGATAATTTCGTAGTCGATAGCGGAACAATTGTCCAAATCTGCGAATATGCACTTGCCGGCGATTTAAATAATGACTGTAAAGTGAATTTTGGCGATTTTGCAATTATGGCCGAGAACTGGCTGATAGATTGTTACGCGAATCCTTCCGATCCTGCTTGTGTGTCTAAATAACAATCAGGGACATCAAGGCAGGTGAAAATTTTTTAGATGGATTGATTTTTGAAAATATTCATGATATAATTTGTCGAACATCGAGGTAAAGAAACGGCATCGGAGGAAGAAAATCTATTCTTCTTAAGCAAGCTAAAAAACTGCTTCGGGAATTATAAAATATCACAGCAAAAAGTGTGGTAGATTGATGCTAAAGAAAACAGAACTCATCCGCCGTCGCCAAGGCTATGGCGGGACAGGGAACGCAGGAGACAGAATAAGGAATCCCGCTGAGGACGACTTAATATGGAGATTGATATTAGTATAATGGCAGGATAACTCCGCACCGGATTAGGTGTGGGATAAAATTGATAGGAGTTGTGCTTATTACATAAGAGGTGTTGAAGAGAAATATTAATATTAATATCGCATTGATGCTCAAGTAGGAGTGCATATGAAAATGGAAACGTCAATAGTTACTATTGGGTCAGCAAATTCTGAACAGATTTTAGTGGTAGATAAGGTTATTTCAGGATCTAAAAATAACTGTAAGTTTGTCAAAGAAAGCTTCGGGGGCAGCGCAGTTAATTGGGGAGTTCGTCTCAAATCAATAAATATAGATGAAATTGGTGACATATATGTTGCCTGCCCCATAGGAGGCGATGGTAGAGGCGGTAGAATCCAAGACGAGTTATCACAAATGAAGATTAAAGTTATTCCTAGTCTTCCATTGCCGGAGGGGTGTACAACTAGTCATAGTGTTATTGTTGTAAGTGGTGATGAACGTACAGTATATACCGAAATTGGGTCCTCTGTTGAAAAATGGGCTATGAGCTTAGCAGAAAACATAGAAACAGAAGTCCCGGCTAATAAGCCAATTATTGCAATGATTGGCAATATTGCTAAATCTAATGATAACAATGGGAATGCACTTATAGTTACTGAACAAGTAATTAGTGCTCTATCTAAAAAACAAATTTCTTTTATATACGCCAATTTTGGCCGTGCCCAGTATTCTTTCTGTTATCATCACTGGGTAAATGTTTGGGATAAGATAAATTGTTTTCAGCTCAATGTTAATGAGGCTCGAGATTTTGTTACCAGATCATGTGATTGTGCAGAGTGTAGGAATAGACTAAAGGATAAAAAAGTTAAATTGCCATCAAATCTTTCTCTTTATAGTATTTTGAAATTTTTAAAGGGAATTGATGCAACGGCCGTAATCACACTTGCAGGTAGTGGTTCTGTTGCTGTTATGAGAAATGATAATAATGTGATATTTACATGGCCTAGACAACCCACAAAACATTGTGACACAACGGGAAGTGGTGACGCCTTTGGCGCAGGTGTAATTTGGGCGTTATTAGTCTATGGTAAACTAAAAAATGTTCGTGAGTATTCCAGAGCATTCTCCGCGGGTAGCGTTTGGGGCGCTTCAGCCTGTAGCGAGTACGGAGGCCACAAAGGAACACCGGATACCAGTGAGTTGTTTCGAGCTCTAGGTGATACTGCCCTTGAAGACTATCCATCAATTTATAGGGAAATTGATAAAGCTGAGCCATTGCTTTATATGCTTGATGACAAGAAATATTATTTTTAATGATATGTGTTATAGATTATCAAGAGTATTTTTGCAGAACAAATCGATATAGCGAACTCGCTGAGATTTGCTGCTGACCTATGTATTGAATAGGACGAGGATTTTTGATTTATAGATTCCTGCTGAAAGAGAAGATTAAAAAGATTTCTCCACACTGGTCGAAATGACCCCGATGAGATAGCCGAAGCGGCATCTCACGGGGCAAGCAATGAGATTCTTCACTGTGCTACGCTCCGTTCAGAATGACATTCTGCGCGGGAATAACATTTCACTTGATTGTAACAAAATTCCGTATTATAAAAGGGTAATAAGTGCATAAGTACATAAGAACAAAAGGACATAAGGAAGTAGGGAATGAAGGAAAATTTAATCAAATTAGCGAAAGAACACGGGACGCCGTTGTTTATTCTTGACCACGCGAAGATTCGGGAGAATTTTCGCACGTTTAAGAAGAATCTGCCGAATGTTCAGGCCTATTACGCGGTAAAGGC harbors:
- a CDS encoding alcohol dehydrogenase catalytic domain-containing protein, which encodes MGIPKKQRAVQLTGPNQLKFNTEKEVYLPNDYQILCKVEAVGLCFSDLKLLKQFDSHVRKGKIVSGAEQAVLNEYPAYKTEKTPTVPGHEAVVRAVKVGSRVTRAKVGDRFLVQADMRWLKTEKSNGAFGYNIEGALQEYTLIDERISCSPEGEFILIPAPEDKSASAVALCEPWACVEDSYISKERKQISPQSKMLVVTEDEFNSANFTKMLEKFGKPEKISDAKAESLENINEKFDDIVYFGAKAETIEKLFDKAKAHALINIVLCGKKIDREVETAVGLVHYGGIRIIGTTGDNPADAMKHIPPTGEIRTNDKVNVIGAGGPMGVMHAIRNICQGIKGITVYAGDLDDNRLLSLTKIAANLAKEKGVKYIPYNPTKEKAPVNIDYAALMAPVPALAAQCVKDAAKGGIINIFAGIPAMVKGKIDLNAYIEKKLYFIGTSGSTIEDIKKVLAKVEAGKLDTNLSVAAVASLESAIEGIRAVENQSIAGKIIIYPQCGNLLLTTLEQMQKEMPDVASKLDNGLWTKEAENTLIEKFTRKQI
- a CDS encoding biotin/lipoyl-containing protein, encoding MATTINLPKLGQTMEEGTIVSCKVNVGDKVKKGDVLFEIETDKATLEMESPAEGTVEKILVEAGQTLPVNEPMMIIG
- a CDS encoding dehydrogenase E1 component subunit alpha/beta, with translation MAFKIDDKRKTALPQISKLIEGKVLSLEQVKDWLRTIHEIRFFEEKVFDLLGQNIIKGASHLYAGQEAVATGAIAAIQIGDVIGSTHRGHGHCGAMGNKYAKSEEERQTHWNRMMAELMGKETGYCNGRGGSMHIVDVKNGNLGSTGIVGGNQPTAVGAAIAEKYKKTGKVVISFFGDGSTNTGTFHESMNMASTLNVPMVAVIENNLYGMSVPYSGSPVVGTAKASNITDIATRAAAYDVPAMIIDGQDVVAVYLAMKEAVEYTRKNSKLIMVEAKTYRWYGHSRSDPRAYRTKDEEKQWRDRDPITVLSNKLLSENLATQEELDAIQKKANDTIEKSTQFGIDSPWPNAANLEKDVYVDETYETSIIENEKQLAKKAMEATKAFNVAFAASTAKTRKEKGQEAQSKVQSDFGMKVLTMGGALVEAQTEEMRRDKNVILLGEDVGLYGGAYAATKGMLAEFGLDRVIDTAISEAAIAGAGVGAAIRGLRPIAEIMYVDFLTIAMDQLMHNGAFNRYMFGGHAKVPMVLRTEGGLGRCIAAHHSKSLEPWLVNIPGLYVVMPSTPYDAKGLLKAAIRSDNPVVFIEHKATYGQLGAVPAEDYIIPLGKADIKRTGSDVTIVSYSKMAMNALEAAEKLANDGINAEVIDLRTIKPMDIDTVAASVKKTKRLVTLCESFAMCGVGAEITRRVIDYKFKDGSTGFDCLSSAPVNLAAKDVPPPMSEPLENASVPTVDDVINAVKAMVKK
- a CDS encoding DeoR/GlpR family DNA-binding transcription regulator, translated to MGLSAENRHNYILDCLKNNGKVIVKETAEKFGVTEVTIRRDLASLETKGLVKKTYGGAVLAGTEFNPSVRFRHTKNLSAKKIIGKLAADIVKDGDNIYLEAGSTCYEIIPYLADKKNLTIITNSLMLMSRLHEQPQHRVIVTGGQYRSDTMDMIGPPAENTISQLGGFTSFTSADDISIGYGISGADVATVSFVKQVLKRAARAVFVGTRNKFDRGALYKIVDLDDLDYIVTNACPGDAWERFAKEHNITLFYPAEAVHEDLQPEF
- a CDS encoding L-rhamnose isomerase → MKQDDIIKAYNTAKQRYSEIGVDTDNAMDALAGIPVSINCWQGDDVGGFEKPNSILAGGGIQAIGNYPGKARNIDELRADIDKALSLIPGKHRLNLHACYLDNGGKFIERDKIGIEHFQSWIDWAKQRGLGLDFNPTYFSHPKAADGFTLSHSDKGIRDFWINHGIACRKIAEQMGKQLGSAAVTNFWVPDGYKDIPVDRKIARERLKDSLDKIFKQAIDPKYNLDSVESKLFGIGSESYVVGSHEFYMGYAVSRKKLLCLDAGHFHPTETIADKISSVMMFCDEMLLHVSRPVRWDSDHVVILNDELEAISQEIVRGNFLDRVHIGLDFFDASINRIAAWGIGTRSMIKSLLLALLEPTEKLKQIENQGDFTARLVTLEELKTMPFGSVWDYYCMKNNVPIGFDWLWQVKSYETAVLSKRA
- the speY gene encoding deoxyhypusine synthase; translated protein: MEHKKSGCPGKAKYLAGKRILPKPTSKDTSIVSLIDNMDAYNGGRLRAACHLLRDRYSQEDVTVGLSLAGALTPAGLGPSTIIPLMNHGFVDWIVATGANMYHDIHYAFNLPMFRGTHTVDDADLKAKGVTRIYDILFDYEDVLMETDRRLREILIRPEFQKEMGTREFYHLLGKILSDLEEKHNLGQVSILAAAYRNGIPVFTSSPGDSTIGMNVAGLELLAEASGLLDKFKLKINPSIDVNDSTAIILNAKTYEKGKTGVILIGGGSPKNFVLQTEPQIQEVLMIPEVGQDYDINITDARPDTGGLSGAPPSEAASWGKIDPTKLEETVTAYLDVTVAFPMMAAYAIQAAKPKKLKRLYDRADELHKKLIESYLENNKEVDKLRGLIRKLD
- a CDS encoding carbohydrate kinase family protein is translated as MKMETSIVTIGSANSEQILVVDKVISGSKNNCKFVKESFGGSAVNWGVRLKSINIDEIGDIYVACPIGGDGRGGRIQDELSQMKIKVIPSLPLPEGCTTSHSVIVVSGDERTVYTEIGSSVEKWAMSLAENIETEVPANKPIIAMIGNIAKSNDNNGNALIVTEQVISALSKKQISFIYANFGRAQYSFCYHHWVNVWDKINCFQLNVNEARDFVTRSCDCAECRNRLKDKKVKLPSNLSLYSILKFLKGIDATAVITLAGSGSVAVMRNDNNVIFTWPRQPTKHCDTTGSGDAFGAGVIWALLVYGKLKNVREYSRAFSAGSVWGASACSEYGGHKGTPDTSELFRALGDTALEDYPSIYREIDKAEPLLYMLDDKKYYF